The Desulfovibrio legallii region TTCATGACGCCCGCTCCAATGCTGCCGCGCCACTGCTGCCGCCGTCCGGCACGGAGTCCTTCTTGATTTCGATAAAGAACGCGTCCGCAGTGCGACGCCGCAGCCCCACAAGTTCCAGCCGTTCGTCCGGCCATCCCAGAGCCGCTTCCTTGTTGATTTCCTCCTTCGTTCTGATGCCGTCTGTCAGATTGTACTGACGCAGGCGCTCCAGCGTCATTTCCGGGGTTACGCCGTTGATCTGCACCACCTTTGTGCTGCAGCGGAAGCCAATCATGCCAAAGCCCATGTCCAGGCTTTTGGCGGTTCGGAACAGTTCCGCCCTGTTCAGCTTGGCATACACCGCCACGGCGTCGGCCAGTTCCTTGCGCCGGGCCGCCAGGGGGGCGCAGGCCTGGGCGGCCAAAGCCTTGGCGTTGTCAATGGCTTCCTGCATGTCCGCTTCCGCCGCGGCGATTTTGCGATCCAGCGCGGCCATTTCCGCCAGCGCGCCCTCGGCCTGGGCGCGGTCGACAACAATGTGCGGATTCGGTTTGAGGCGGGCCACTACAGGCTCCTCCCCATCTGGACGCAGTCCGCCGCGTCACGGCTGAAGGCTTCCACGCTCAACGGCGAGGGCAGCGACGTTTCCAGCTGTTGCGCCAGATCGGCCAAAGCCGCGAGGTTCCGGCGGCAGATGCGCAGTTTCTCCGCGTCGTCAGCGCTTACGCGGGGCAGCATCTCGCCCAGGGCGGTGTGAATGGACATGGCTTTTTCGTGCATCATGGTCTTATTCCTCCATTTTTGTATTTGCGGTGCTGTCTTCATCCTCAAACCGCGTCCACAGCACGCCCAGGTGGGCGCGTATGCGCTCCCGCACGGCGGGCTGGTCCGGGTTTTGCGTCAGCATGCAGGTGATCAGCCCAGCCGCCGCGGCCTTTTCCTGCTCATAGGGGTCCGGCAGGTCGCGCGGCGGCCAGGGCGTTTCCCGCTGCTCCCTGGCCTGCGAGGTGGTGCGGTACAGCAGCGTGTTGCCCTTGCGCCCGCAGCGGACCACAAAGCCCTCTTCTTCCAGCCAGGGCACATACCTGTCCGCCATGCTTCGGTCCGTTCTGGCCAGCCGGGCAACGTCGGCACGGCTCCAGCTCGGCGGCTGCGTGCGGATGATCCGCCACAGGCGGCGGTATGTTTCACCCTGGCGGCGCGGCGCTGCCCCGATCCAGCGAAATTCGCCCCGGCCTGTCTTCTCCACCTCCGCCTGCTTGATCAGTTGCTCCAGGCGGCCGCGCAACACCTGCTTCTGGCTTTCGTTCGTCAGGCCGAATATGCCCGCCAGTTGCGGCACCGTGACCGGCGCTGCGCCAAAGGCCTTCAGCGCGGTGCGCAGTTGCGCCATGCTTTCGCTGCTCATGCCAGCCCCCACTTGCCCTTTTTGTGCTGTTGCAGGGTCGCCCGCGCCATATCGCCGCTGACCTCCCCGCTGCCCACGGCCCGCGCCGCCGATTCCAGCGACAGCACGGCATTGTGTACCCGGCGGAAATTGCCCTTGGTCTGGGCATGCACCAAGGCGCAGGCTTCGGTTGACAGGCGCAGGTCCGCCGCTTCCATGGCGTACAGGGCCACGTCCGGCAGCGTAATTTTCTGAAAGGAAATGCGGAATTCATCGGGGATGCGGTCAATGATGCGGCTGCGCGCTTCAAGGCGCGAGGGCAGGCCCTGCTCGCCCAGCAAAATGACCGGGCAGCCCGTGAGGTCGTAGATGTCGCGCAAGTCTTCAATACGCCGCACGTCCAGGCGGTCGGCTTCATCCACAAAAATGGGTTCCCTCGAATTTTCCAGAGCGTGGACGAGTTCCATCTTGCAGCGGTGCGCGCCGTAGGGGCGGCAGGCCTTGACCTCAA contains the following coding sequences:
- a CDS encoding host-nuclease inhibitor Gam family protein, which codes for MARLKPNPHIVVDRAQAEGALAEMAALDRKIAAAEADMQEAIDNAKALAAQACAPLAARRKELADAVAVYAKLNRAELFRTAKSLDMGFGMIGFRCSTKVVQINGVTPEMTLERLRQYNLTDGIRTKEEINKEAALGWPDERLELVGLRRRTADAFFIEIKKDSVPDGGSSGAAALERAS
- a CDS encoding AAA family ATPase → MKTVFIETSNVQQLRKVVANARDVERGRPGMVAVWGEAGCGKTEAARALYAEAGYYLRALEGVTQHGFLQDLCFEVKACRPYGAHRCKMELVHALENSREPIFVDEADRLDVRRIEDLRDIYDLTGCPVILLGEQGLPSRLEARSRIIDRIPDEFRISFQKITLPDVALYAMEAADLRLSTEACALVHAQTKGNFRRVHNAVLSLESAARAVGSGEVSGDMARATLQQHKKGKWGLA